The genomic segment aaggatttaaagtttgaaatttaaatttttacaagattggatattcactcgatttttcacgtatagcgattttgttatttttttgtaattcttaaacgaataactgtagatacataaacattttaatggcATAGAAAACCCGCCAACTGCCAAGACTCCTCTAACGCAACTGGCTTAAAGACCTACTCAATATCTGATGCATACCTTTTAAGGAAATTATTTAAGCTCAGGTGCTTATAATGTGAAGCTCCTTAATGTCTTTCACTGTCCTTTTCGTCATTATGCTAAACATTTTACTTATTGTGCCCCCtagtacagattgtaaatattcatttaaacaaactatttaaaaaatatgtatatatcattgtatacgggTAGTCAgcatatgatattactaagtatatttgatgatattattgtggataaagtcatatatatatttacctatttacgtgaaaccttgttttaaattttcaattcttagctataaaagttgaacattttataaatttttaactacaaaataattattacattttaaatttgataaatgttgtcaaaattcgaactttaaatgcttatgaaaaaaaattgggcctaagcatttttaatatttttaactgctattgtaacaatatatcaggagcctatTGTCTTAagttttcacgcttttttaccaaacaaataaaattttattgatatttatagaaaaaaactaaaaaaaaaggtgggcaagtggatgtcgctctgctgtacagtcaGGGGCGTGCTCAGAAAATTTATGTGGGGGGGTTTTCAAGTAAAATTGAAGAAGCTATAGTCTTTTACCTAACGACGATTTTTTCGTAGATAAGATTTCAATCTTTTGAGACAAGAAAAAATTCTTTCGGGGGTGGATGTTGAAACAGGTAAAGCGCatagaatttttaatagaaaatgtatattgggaaatatttctttatcacaCTGTCTCAACGcttctaaacaatattttggatattttacatgCTTATTAAGTTTGGTATACCATATATGAAGTTCAGCTTCATAAggaatatgacatttttttttttgataaaggtagacaatattatgtgaaatcttgtaatacattttcaaatcttagatttaaaaagcaAAATTTTGACGAATTCtcaaaattctcaaaactcaaaataatttgctaatgttcgtgatttttacatattttgtcaatttttgaactttaaatgctaataaaaaaaaactgtgactaaggatttttaaatgtcaatgtcaaatgtaacaatatagtaggagcgccatgtattaaaatttcaagtatttttattcaacaaataaagttttattgacattcatagaaaaaaaaaaatactaataaaattggaaactgaaaatgtccctaaacagttcaaacaaatcaaaatattttgaaaattgtattatgtatagaaaatggaaatataaacaaccagtgaaaatttcatgtatctatggttatttgttttaaagttacaccttacattaaaaaccaaaatcgattttctcgaaaatagcttttgcgtaaaaattcccgtttttccttaatttttcttttgttttttacggcgcttttgaaaactattggaaatttcaaattttgacctcccgaatgcactaactagattcactttcctatcaaacaagatactgttgaagaaaatcgaagcagttttactgccccaaaccgtgatgacagacacaaaaataaaaaaaaagtaaaaaaacacacatcattgtaaaatcaatacattcatcgttccactcagaatctaaaatattaaagtattaccattgattataagaaattattattatttcaatggtaccatattaaaataatattatatttatatttcttattgtaatatttattgttgctatatagtattaactaattttaatactgTTAGTGTTGGATTAAACCATACGAGAAATAAATAActtacctatatgaaatatatttttagatataataaaacttatacatgtacctaatacctatatattttatatagctataatttcaattcaactcaaaataaaattgattgattTAACACGCAGTccttcataaattatatatcggggaacatttacattttaaaatgtatttctttccaataatcatattataagaaatattttataattttcaaaactgaattttacttaacattttgaaaatataaattttaaaagatatcttttaataaattgtttttctattatttatatatcttagattctgagcggagccatgaatgtattgattttacaataataatcataattttattaaattattaaatatttttttaatctaataataatgtaattatacctatacattattactattaaatcatattactcagttattaatgcaatattataatattaaattatacctaactgttaactatattaggtattatgtaggtaggtatatatatttatataattttatcgcgTTGTACAAAAATAACGCTCGATAACGAGACTGCATGCTGAATAATATTCTCTGGACGATGAAATAGTGTGAgtgactattaaaatataagttataacaataatcactgtacttatattagtattatcgTAGACATGTGAAAACTTACTTTCCGCCCATCCCCCCAGCTCATAGACAAAATCGTGATAACCGCAGAGCTAGCGAGGGCAACGTACTGCTCTAGTGCTCTCCGTCGTTATCAATCATCAGGTTAACGTATAacgtatgtatatttttacgcAATTACTGCACGCAAgaggtacaatattaatgtatgtatatatatatatatatagtatatacatacataaatacatacatacatacatacatacatacatacatacatacatacatacataaatacagaactaggtataaagtaaaattatgtttacgaTGTATTCGATTTCCACACGTGCGTCATTCGTCTGTGAAATGACTGCTCGGCCGACGGAATGTGTTGGGAAAAATGTTTTACACATTtttgacgacgacgatgatccAAGTTCAAACGATTTGACCTCTATTAAATGTATATGGAAggtattgtttgtattatatggtGTTACACATTTGGAAGTTTTACGCACACAACACATGAAGGGACGTCCCTCACGGTACAAAGCCGTTCGTTGCTTTGTCTGTGGTGTTATGCACTCCAACTAGGATTCTCGGAGATTAATATAGAAATTAGCTGGGTAGATCATAGACACAactaagaaatttttttttttttttgggggggggggggttgctaaaatatgattaaaacttGTGGTAGGACCAGTGTCGCAACAACGTCAGGGGCTATAGGGGGCTATGGCTCCCCTGATTGCGCTTATGGTAAGTATTCATTATTGGAAGATCACAAATATTTACGATATATTGTTGATGCCTTCATACAAAACGTACAAATTCAATTCAAGGCATAACTACATAAGTACATTATAACGCTCTATAttctaaatataacataatattattgcatatattttatgaatttaagagaacgtcacacccgcatgagCCGCATGTGTTGTAAGacacaaatgtaaaacatggcactttattttaaataacgctatccaatcattttttataagcaagacaaaaaaaacaaaaaaacgaaatgtttagaagcaaataacttttaatgtatttatgttaattaGAATATAGGCACGCTGTCgcatagataattttctaccctatatgttcagaaattttggagccactactataaacacagaaagataaaagttgtctcgcacaaaacagtttttgcagttatgttgtacattagtaagacagagacaaaacatgcgggtgtgacgtcctcttaatgcatattatataaacgtaactgttttttttactattttttattgcataggAAAATGTGATTGATTagcattttatcaaattataccAAAATGCATTTGAATGtgatattttactgttttagtaggtataagttttatttttcacaataaacaatataaattagtacatttgaaaatttaagcCTATCACTTTATGGGATATTTCAATTCATATACATAAATGTGCATTTATTTTGCATACTTTGACGTTTTTGGTACATATTTATGtggtttttttgttaaaaaggtggacaagtgggtaacACTCTGTTTTACAGTAGTTGTCAAGGAtgtcgttgtaatggatgttatatttgatttcaatgataaattattgtatccatacgaaaaacgattctgagcggagacggtgtgtcagtctagatatatagcatataaatactcgtataaataatcaaatttaataattaaaaataaaattaataaaaatcgaaaatatctcatAGCTATAAAAAGTGTGACTTTCCGGTGAACTATTTCTGCTTGATATAAGTAGAAAAACTTATTGGGAACCttctatttaaatttctaatgttagctatatgaaaaaaaaacttatgaatttttaactgaaaaatattttattaaatttaaaaaaattcctatggctataaataaattgtttaaacacTTTACCATgcatataaaatggtaattttaacatttggtaaaaattccAAGTGTCTAAGTTatgcgtttttaaattacaataaaatatcaaaaattgatacGAAGATTCGCTAATTTACAGATAAAAATCCAAATCGTAAACATTAAATTCATaggctaataaaaaattaatgttcctTTCCGGTtaacttttgtttttgtttaaagaagaaaaatttgtGGGGAATCTTCTATCAACATTTCTAATATTAGCTATAAAAGGAAAAACttaaatgaatttttaactgaaaaatagtttgaatatttttgaaatcttatcaacatttgaactttaaatgcatataaaaaataatcgtgccaatatatcttaaatatttttgaacttaaatttatgaaatttataagaaaccttgaattaaattttctagATTTTATACAAAGTAAAGAAGTTTTTATcgagaaaaattttaattttttttacatatttcgaaAAATTTCTCAAGGCTCTAATACTAGCtcagtcaaaatattatgaaaattttactaacaAATCCGTTTacagaattttcaattttgatcactcaaaagtactaactatagattgaattttctatcagaaaagacgCTGTTCTCGAAAGTCGTAGTATTTTTACTACactaaatgttgaaaaaaaaaaccattgtaaataTCATACATTCTTTCGtaccgctcagaatctaaaacattatataatgattaactGGAGTAAAAAATCACATAAGAATATAGAAAAGTTTtatattgttagttgttaccaataattattttattttgttgctataaataaataaattataatgcaccattaaatacatattcaaCTGGTTGgacttcaaaataaattgttcttgttaaatgtagaaaaaattactaCATGTCAGTGTCAAactaataggtattgtatattaatactgAATGAATGCAGAGGGTATCACAATACAATTGACTTAAGATTTGTAGATCTTTTACTTTTTGGTCTTCTGATAGAGACAATAAGTAGATACAATTTTCCTGGATTACTTCTATATTAATATCTGTTGAAAGACAAATTGTGTGGAATAAAGGATTTCTTTCAATTTTacgttgaaataataaaaaccaactagaattttactaaataagtaataacacattaaGGTATGCccttaatataatacagttcTTTGTTAACTTTGAACAATAATTGATCAAATATTAAACAGAAATTTACTTAAACAGTAAGAATATTTTGTCACAAATAatctaaaacttataattacagttTACAACAACTGTGCACTGGAATTTGCTGCTATATCTAATAATTTCCAAGCAGCTCGTGGATTTACTTCATTCACATCTCTGCACATTGCCCAAGTATACATCACTCTGATAACAGTATGAGGATCTCCTTCAATGATTAACCCATTCACATCTTTAATATACATGATTTGTTGGGCactaaatgatattattaatacaggaCCGTGTTCCATTAATTTTCCAGTAACAACATCCACATTATGTACATCTAGTACTTTACAGTATGTTTGATGACCTTTTTGTCGATGCTCAGTAACAGGATGTGATAGTACTCTATAAGGAGCTTCAAAACACCAGtctttcaaaataattagatCTTCTCGTGCTATAGCTTCTAGCACATTTGGTATGATATCAGTTTCACACTGACGAATAAAGTTTACTAAACTGAAATCAGGTTCAACACGACACAATTCTGTTACTACATCTGACATTTCAGCATTATGAAATACTGATGATAAAGTGTCAGTTACTGAACGTGTAGCTCGTGCTAAAATATGATCACTGTCATCATAGCGTTCTTTTAAGTCTGATAATTTTTGCATAAAAGCATTttcagatttgaattttttccaACTTTCATATatcctaaaacaaaaaaaaaacattttgttaataatagtattaaactaTAAGGCTTAATAAATTTActctacattttaatttactatagtttttatcataatgcatagtatctaaaatattataatatataactaactGTTTGGGTTATTAGTTTTATTCAATAGACTAATTATCGAAtgaagacatttatttttaatacctaaattcaatgaaatttccatgtaacaaatattttttagaacgaaaataatatatagatatttatattataatttaaaacacttatttatgtaattatatttataatatttctcattgatgaaaataactattattgaccTTGAGACTTCATAATATAGAAGTTAATGAATAGCTATGAAAATTGATTAAGTCTATATAGACTTAAtcaattttcatcaaaaaataaataaatacttatccAAAAACAATaaggtatttgaaaatttgcCTACACAAAAATCAGACCCATTGTTCCTGGTAAGCAGTGCTAGCAATTGCATAGAGCTTTGCACTTTTAGGGACCTTGAAgatgtacttatattttatagtaaaatataattcctACAGTAATCCCAAATCAAGATAACAAAATGCAACCGAGGACTGCACAAATATAGATCAATAAGCTGTACGTACATGGATATTAAAAGGTTGaggtttgaataatattaatttattatagtaaaatataatatttagccaATATAATTTGAcagattttttaacatttttttttcgccaGCCTATACAATGGAcctgtacattttaaaaccggACTAAAACTCAATATCTACTTATTATCTGTATTAATGAcgataaatataagtaatcaCATTATAGTTCGTAAACTATTATCCTTTAAGTATTGTATTTTAGAGAAATATGTTTAAATCAGGTACAAATAACATAGATAGGTTTacaatgtaattttgttgttcataattataaatttgcatATAATTGTCTGCGAATCAGGAGTaaattttttgaagtttaatCCAACGTTATATTTCTCGGAAAACCAAGATGATATGTcagtttaaatagtataatatttaaagttaagataagtggaataatttatagtaacagTACTTGATGATAAATGTTTggaaatcaattataaattatactttatagtaaaataattgaaatatgaaatataagtttgaatttttagtactgtcaatttaaatagtttagtcattaaaaatgttgatagcaAAACATGCACGTtttgaccaataaaaaaattatttttttttttaaatatcaataatatagcgaactaatttaatttaattctgcTGAAATATTAGAGAAACATACTTTTGGTTATAGATACAGGTATACAGTCCAAGTTATTTTAGAGGCCTAAACTCATTAAATCTTGAATGCTATCTACGCTTTTGCTTTTCATAGTAATATTGacaggaaatataaaatattatataataaatattggttgAAATTCCATATTTATATGACCTCACAATTTAGAAATTGCCTGATAACACACAAATTGTAATGACGGGCCGTTCTcagatatcatataatataatttaattaattaaatcataaccatctaattaaaatatttaagtaaaatgtatttacattgaATCTTTATGAACAGTAATACCAGTTTCTGTTTCATTAGGAACAATTGCTCCTTGGTTTCTCAAGTCTGACCGTTTTCTCAAAGTTGTTGGTGCTTTATAAACCTAAATAAGTGGGAAATCAATAATGTTACATAAAtgcgaaaattaaaaataaaaaaaacttacatgtGAATTTAATGAAGTTGTATCACTTTCTATTTGAGCTGAAATAGCTTCAGCGGTACTCGAAAAAGTCTTGACAGGACCAGACTGGCCAATTTTTGTGCCACTTTCCAGTACTGTTTTGCTTATACTTCCGCTTAATAGTCCTTAATTTACaatagttcaaatatttaaatacattttaatatattatatccgtgaAAATTATACCTGCTTTTTTTGCCAAATCAGATTCACTAGCTTGGTTTACTTTGTTCTTAACTGAAGTCATAACAAcattaacaacatttttggcTTGCTGAGTCACTTTGAATGTTTCTGATTCTATTGTGTTTAATTTCTgtctaaaatgtttataaattaatcaccaaaatattaattttaaagagttacaataatattacctagCTTTAATTAAGTTATCAGATTCTTCCAATTTCTTTTTTTCAGCACGAAAttgttccaaattttttttcatttctttgcTTTTAGAAATCTCATCCCTTATATTATAGATCAGTTGCATgacaaaatttggtttttgtggAGGTGAcgttgaataatatttcaagCAATGCTGTAATAccaattaagtttaatataatgcaaatattacaacaaaaaattaagtaaattattgataaaaacaaaattagttacaatttgtttttcacaccaaaaaataaaaacaaaaaagggtattatattttaaaacttaagtaaatgtttataaataatacgagCTTCTGAAAGAAAATAACATTAAGCCTTTAAGAATATCATAAACGGAAcatccaaaatatatattaacagaaaatattatggtataatatactgaataaATTAAACAGGTTCAATACTTAACTTACGACGCTTAACTTAAGccataaagatttttttaagacAAAATGCCAGTTAATGTATAGCCCATGAGTTTAACTTAAGTTTAAATCAATACCTACAATGAGTATAATAAACTACCATATCAATATCATGTTAATACTTACATATATgcaaattaattgtgtttagttataatattaggagacacaaataataaaatataaaaatgttcacagAAAATCATATTTACATCAACTTATTTTCCGATATtcatatgacaatatttttattttgttacccAACTcatcattaacataatatacttactgtaTTTCTATAGACATATCGATACTGTCGCCAAACAGAATACATGGTTGGTGTTTTTgctgtttgtatttattaatataaacttttaaaagtcACAcatttgggtaaaaaaaaaatgatttattatttacgaaacATGGATCGCCGGACCGGATGGACGACGGTGAAGTAAATCGGAGCGAGGTGATAATGAAAT from the Acyrthosiphon pisum isolate AL4f chromosome X, pea_aphid_22Mar2018_4r6ur, whole genome shotgun sequence genome contains:
- the LOC100163789 gene encoding mitochondrial import inner membrane translocase subunit TIM44, which translates into the protein MYSVWRQYRYVYRNTHCLKYYSTSPPQKPNFVMQLIYNIRDEISKSKEMKKNLEQFRAEKKKLEESDNLIKARQKLNTIESETFKVTQQAKNVVNVVMTSVKNKVNQASESDLAKKAGLLSGSISKTVLESGTKIGQSGPVKTFSSTAEAISAQIESDTTSLNSHVYKAPTTLRKRSDLRNQGAIVPNETETGITVHKDSMIYESWKKFKSENAFMQKLSDLKERYDDSDHILARATRSVTDTLSSVFHNAEMSDVVTELCRVEPDFSLVNFIRQCETDIIPNVLEAIAREDLIILKDWCFEAPYRVLSHPVTEHRQKGHQTYCKVLDVHNVDVVTGKLMEHGPVLIISFSAQQIMYIKDVNGLIIEGDPHTVIRVMYTWAMCRDVNEVNPRAAWKLLDIAANSSAQLL